The genomic region GCCGCGCGCCAAACCACGTCGGCGCCGAGAACGACCAGCATGATCCCGACGGCGAACTCGGCCATGGTGGCGGCAGGTCCCGAAAAGGAGGCGCCGAGCAGCAGCACGGCGACCGACACCGCAAACAGCGTCAGCGTGTGCCCGACGCCCCAGGCGATGCCGAGCCGCACCGTCTCGCGGCTCGAGGCGCTTCGCGTCGCAAGAGAAGCGACCGCCGCCACATGGTCCGCATCGAGCGCGTGGCGCATGCCGAGCAGGACGCCGAGGAGAAGGGTCGATATCAGGTCCATGGGTCTTGACTACCGTTTTCTTGACAGGGGGACCAACACGATGAGCACGGCAACGAGCATGATACCGGCGAGCGCCCAGAACACCGCCTGCGGCGCGCCCAGATCGATGAGCCAGCCGAACAGCACTGGCGCCAGCATGCCGCCGACCGCCATGCCGGTCGACACGAAGCCGAAGGACTTGGCGATCATTCCCGGAGGCGCGGCGGCCCTGAGCAGCATGTCGCGGGCCGGCCGCACCACGCCCTGGCTGAAGCCGGCGAGCGTGAACAGCACGATCAGCAGCACGCTCGGCAGGGCCACCGAGCCGATGATCATGACGGCAACCGCCGTAAGCAGGAAAGCCAGGGCGGCGACCAGATTGTGGCGGCTGGTGCGGTCGAGGATGAAGCCGCCCATCAGCACGCCTATGGCGCTGGCGAACAGGAACCCGGTCAGCCCCGTATTGGCCGCAGCCAGCGGCGCGTCGAACAGCGACACCACGGCGGTGACCGAAAAGGTGTTCATCCCGCTCGATGTCACCGAGGTCATGACATAGAACAGGAAGAAGGTGAGCATCGGCACCGACATGAGAAAGCGGATGCCTTCCGCCGTCGAGCCGGTGCGCACGGCCGCCGAGGACGGCGCCTCCGTCTTCTCCGGCCGCTCGGCTACGGCTGCGTCGTCGCGCAGCACGTCGCCCTGCAGGAGGATAACGATGGCGGTGATGATGCCGACCGCGCCCGCCATCACCAAGGCCGCGCGCCAGTCGGCCAATGCCACCAGGAAGATGATCACAGCAGGCGCCATGGCGCTGCCCAGATGGCCGCAGAACGTATGGATCGAGAAGGCGCGCGCCATGCGCTTCTCCTCCACCGAGGCGGAGATGATCTTGTAGTCGGCGGGGTGGAAGACGCTGTGGCCGAGCCCGGCCAGGAAGGCGAGCGCAACCAGCGCCTCGACGCTCTGGGCGAGCGATATCAGGCCGATGGCGCCGGCCTCGACCATCAGCCCGGCGACGAGAACCAGCCGGCCGCCGATGCGGTCGACGAGAAACCCGATCGGCACCTGGACGATGCCCGAGGCGGCGTAGAAGCAGGTCATGGCGAGGCCCAGCGCGGTGTAGCTGGCGTCGAACTCGGTCTTCAGCAGCGGCAGAAGCGGCGGCAGGGTGAGATTGTAGAAATGGCTCAGAAAGTGCCCGGTGCCAACCAGGCCCAGCACCCGCGCATCTCGCCCCAGCCTCGACACCAGCATGGTCATGGCACATGCATCCTTTAGAGCGGTGCCGCGCACCGCGCCGTCGAAGTGTCCTAACTTCCCGCTGCCGCCGCGAGGGCCGCTTCGGGTGCCGAGAACAGCAGAGACTTGATGATCAGCGGCACCACGTTGGTCGGCCGGATCACCGCGCCGATGTCGACATAGTCGAAATCCTTGAGCTGCAAGCCGTCGACCGAGACGATGGCGCCCTTAACGTCGAGCTCGCGGCGCAGGATCTCGCCCAGCGTCCGCCCGACATCGCCGTCCATCATCAGGATCATCGGCTGGCCGGCCCGCAAGGTCTTCGGCATGGCGTTGCAGATGCCCTCGGCGAGGCGGTGGAGGCGCGCGTGCAGCGGCTCGCCCTCCCAGCGGAAGGCCAGCGCGACGGTGCTGTCGCCCTCGGCGATGTCGAAGCGGGCAAGCGCGCGCGCGATCTCCGCGCTCACCTGATCGGCAGTGAAGTCGCCCCTCAGATGAAGGTGCAGATGGATCACCGGCACGTTGCGCAACGGCAAAGTTTCGGGGTGCGACACCAGGATGGTGTTGCCGGAGACCTGAACCGAAAACTGCGAGGCGCCGATCACGGTGGCGCGGATGCCCTGTCCCGGGTCGTAGACGGGGTAGGGGATCTTCCTGTCCTGCAACGCCGCGACGAGCCCGTCGGCGAGCTGGCGGCCGAGATCGCCGTGATCGCCGCTTTCGCGGCCATAGATGAACTCCGCGACGCCGCCGGAAAAGGCGATGACGTCCGGCTTCGGCTCCGCCGGAAGCCAGGGGGTCAGCGCCAGCTCGGCGACGAGGCCGCGTTGCGGCTGCTGGCGGATGCAGGCGACGAGCGCCTCGACCATGGTCGCGACCAGACGCTCGCGGTCGGCGTCGGAAAGCTTTTCGCCGAGCTCGAGCGTAACGCCGGCCTCCCGCGCGATGCCGAGCGCCGGGTCCTCGATGCGGGAGATGCGGCCTTTCCCGTCGAAGGCCACGAGCCGGCCGCCGACCGCCACCGCGGCCTTGGCGAGCACATGGCCGTTGCGCACCAGGGCGAATTTGGTGGTGCCGCCGCCGATGTCGACACAGAGCACGATGTTCTTTTCGCTCTTGGAAAACGCCACCGCGCCGGAACCGTGGGCGGCCATCACCGCCTCCAGATTGTGTCCGGCGCTGGCGCAGACGAACTTGCCGCCTTCCGCCGCGAACAGATTGGCGATGGCCCGCGCGTTGCGCCGCTTCAACGCCTCGCCGGTCAGGATCACCGCGCCGGAATCGATGTCCTCAGGCTTCAGCCCGGCCTCGCCGTAGCAGCGATCGAAGAAGCGCTTCAGCGCGTCGGCGTCGATGGTGTCGTCGCCGCGG from Hyphomicrobiales bacterium harbors:
- a CDS encoding MFS transporter, producing MTMLVSRLGRDARVLGLVGTGHFLSHFYNLTLPPLLPLLKTEFDASYTALGLAMTCFYAASGIVQVPIGFLVDRIGGRLVLVAGLMVEAGAIGLISLAQSVEALVALAFLAGLGHSVFHPADYKIISASVEEKRMARAFSIHTFCGHLGSAMAPAVIIFLVALADWRAALVMAGAVGIITAIVILLQGDVLRDDAAVAERPEKTEAPSSAAVRTGSTAEGIRFLMSVPMLTFFLFYVMTSVTSSGMNTFSVTAVVSLFDAPLAAANTGLTGFLFASAIGVLMGGFILDRTSRHNLVAALAFLLTAVAVMIIGSVALPSVLLIVLFTLAGFSQGVVRPARDMLLRAAAPPGMIAKSFGFVSTGMAVGGMLAPVLFGWLIDLGAPQAVFWALAGIMLVAVLIVLVPLSRKR
- a CDS encoding ethanolamine ammonia-lyase reactivating factor EutA: MHELGFDHLHPSAEDRARLSETINSVDNVDLTTVGIDVGSSTSHLMFSMVHMQRLTEALSSRFVIVGREVIWRSPIMLTPYRGDDTIDADALKRFFDRCYGEAGLKPEDIDSGAVILTGEALKRRNARAIANLFAAEGGKFVCASAGHNLEAVMAAHGSGAVAFSKSEKNIVLCVDIGGGTTKFALVRNGHVLAKAAVAVGGRLVAFDGKGRISRIEDPALGIAREAGVTLELGEKLSDADRERLVATMVEALVACIRQQPQRGLVAELALTPWLPAEPKPDVIAFSGGVAEFIYGRESGDHGDLGRQLADGLVAALQDRKIPYPVYDPGQGIRATVIGASQFSVQVSGNTILVSHPETLPLRNVPVIHLHLHLRGDFTADQVSAEIARALARFDIAEGDSTVALAFRWEGEPLHARLHRLAEGICNAMPKTLRAGQPMILMMDGDVGRTLGEILRRELDVKGAIVSVDGLQLKDFDYVDIGAVIRPTNVVPLIIKSLLFSAPEAALAAAAGS